Genomic window (Candidatus Diapherotrites archaeon):
CAGTTCAACACTAATTCCTTCAGGATAGACGACAGAGTCAGTTGCATCAGAGATGTCAACAACCTTTGCAAGCGTCAAGTGGGTTGCGTCAAGGAATCCTGCCTCACCATAAGTTGAATCAACACCAATCCAGCCTGTTCCAGGAAGAAAGACTTCAAGCCAGCCGTGGTTTCCCCACCTATCCCCATCAAAGGATACCCCAACATTATATCTTGCAGGAATTCCTTTTGCCCTGAAGAATGCTGCAGTAAGGTTTGCGAATTCATCGCAGACGCCCCCCCTTACTTCATAGACTTTTTTTGCGCTCAATACAAGAGGATAGTAATTAAAGTCATAGACAACATTTGAATGCACCCAGTCAGTAATGCTTCTAACGCTCTCAAGAAAGGAATTGCTCTGAAAGTCCAGTGCAACCTTGCTCTTTATTGCGCTGTCATCTGACTCAATGTATTTTGAGGGAGCAAGGAATCCGCTTTGTTCTGTTATCGCCCTGCTTAAATCATAGTCTTTGCCTAAAACAATAGCCGAACTGGTAATTACATTTGCCTTTATTTCGTAATTGAATGAAGGAGTATTTGCATGGCTTGCAAGGTTTTTAATTGAAAAGACAGCGTACCTGTTTCCATTAATTGTCTCGTAAGTCGGCGCAATAACGTCATTTCCAATGTACAGTTTTTCTGTTATGCTCTGCACTTTCTGGTTTTCTGTACTGCTCAAGGTGAGGACTTTAACCTGAATTTCATTGCTTGCCCCGACATTCCCGTAAAAGCTTCCGTGGCCTTTAAGGCTTACATTCAAATTCATTTCCTGCACTGTGTTGGGGTCGAAAAGGAATGCACTGGAAAAAGGAATTATAATTAAGAGAAAAAAGCAGGCAGACAACAGCAAAAGCGTGAACTTCTTCATATAAAAAAAAGGAAAGGCAATCAGTATTTTAATTTAATTAATTTCAATTTGATTTCACTCTTTTTTCTCTTCTTCTGGGAACATCCATCTCTCCTTTAAAGGCTCTCTTGTGGTGAAGCCGCACTTAGGGCACGCCCACACCTCAGCTAAAATTTCCCCCGAAGTCTCATTGTACTGGAACCCCATTTCTGCTCCGCACCTAAGGCAACGCATGATCATTCAACCCAAAAAAATTTAATTGGGCCCGAGCGGAATCGAACCGCTGACCTCCACGGTGTAAACGTGGCGTCCTGACCGCTAGACGACGAGCCCAAGAAAACAAAATTGCTCTCAAAATTAATTTTTGCAGCAAACATTTAAATATAATTAATGTGTAATAAAATTGGATTGCCAAAAAAAGGCTGAAAAAAATGAGGAGAATAATTTTCTTTAGGTTAGGCACAAGAAACCTGCACTTGCCCAAACTGATTGGTGCATTCATTTTCTTTGCTGCGCTGCTTTTGGTGCTTCAATCAATTTCGACAATGTTTGAGACCTGGCAGATGGTTGCAGACTTTCCCAGCTGTATTTCAGATGCGGCAGGGACTGGTCAATTGAGCTTCATGAAGTACGTTGACTGCAAGGACGCATTATACAAGACTACAGGAATTGTGGTGAGAGGCGGGGAAACGCAGTTAAGCATGAAGCAGTACTTTGTTGCTTTGACAGCACCTATTGTGTACTTGTTCTTCTGGCTTGCAGTATTCCTTGCAGGCGTAATGGTATACAAGTCCGGCTCATTGGTAATTCCAATTGAAGAGTCTGTGAGGCAGCTCAGAGAAAAAATCAGGAAAAAAAGCAGGTAAAAGCAAAAGTTAATTAATCTCTTTTTTTATTATTGTTTAACATGAAAACAAAGTTTAGTTTTAGAGGACAGGGCGCTTTGGAATATCTTCTGCTCATAGGAGGGGCAGTGCTCATAGCAGCAATAGCAATAATGGTTGTAACAAATCTCAGTGGAGGAGGGCAAGAGCAAATAGAGCAAGGCGAGCTAACCTACTGGGAGCAGATTGGAAGAATTGAAGCTTTAGGCGATCCAACCTTGGTAGGATACTGGCAGTTTGAAGGATATACAAGAGATTCATCCCAGTACGGAAATAACGGAACAGCTTATAATAATCCAATTTATGTTTCAGGCTACCAAGGCAAAGCAATAGAATTTAACGGAAGCAACCAGTACGTTCAAGTTAATGATAATCCTTCCTTACGTGGAATGCCTCAGTTAAAAATTGACTTGTGGGTTTACCCTCATTCTTATCCGTCTATAAATCCAAGCTGGGCAGAGCCTCTAAGAAAAGGATCAGATTATGTGATAGTTTATGAAAATAGCAGTTCATGTGTCTTGCAGTTCTGGGTTTTTAATGAAACTGGTGTTAGCGCAAATAGTAATATTCCTTGTACTGAAACACCCCTTAATCAGTGGAGTCATTTGACTGCTACATGGGATGGAGCAGTACAAAGATTTTATGTTAATGGAGTAGAGAAAGGCACAAGAAATTTTAGTGGAACAAGCGTTAATTCAGACACTGCCCCTCTCTACTTTGGAGATTTTGTTGGTTTGGGAAGACCTTTTGATGGGGTAATAGATGAAGTCAAAATTTACAATAAAACCTAATTTATTCCCTGATTATTATTACTTTGACTCCTTCTACTGTGCCTATTCTGCCTTTCCTGATGCCAACCAAGTTCTTTATTCCTAAAGTTCTGGCTTCCTCTGCGAGCCTTTTTGTGACAATGCCGTCAAAGACAATTGAATTCACGTTATTGTATTCTTTCAGTGAAGTTAAAAGGTCCCTTACTTTAACTCTTGTTATTTCATTGTTTGATTGGTCCAGTAAAACTGCTTCAAGTGATCCTTTCAATTCCTTTATTTTAGGCTCAAATAATGCCCTGTCTTCTTCGCTTACAGGAAGCTCTTTTTCTATTGGCTCTTCAAAGGGCCTGAAAGGCTGCCCGAATCTTCCAACAGGCCTTCTGCCTCTGCCTGGACCAAAACTTCGTCTGCCAGGAGAGAACCTGCCTCTAGGCCTGCCAAAGCCTTTTTCTCTTAATGGAGGCCTCCTGAAGCTTCTCCTGAAAGGCCTTTCCCTTTCCATTCCTTCCGGTTGCCTGAAAGCAAGAGAGGAAGGAATCTTTTTCTTTAAGGCCATTACCAATTCTTTTCTTGTTAGCTCTTCAACCTCTTTTCCGTCCGGGGCACGTGCAAGGAAGTCGATTTTTGTCAGTTGCATTAGCTGCCTTTGAATTAATTCTCCGCCCCTGTCGCCGTCAGCGAACAAGGTAACAGTCTTGCGCCTGCACAAGTCAATTATTGTTTCAGGAATCTTTGAACCGTTAATTCCAATAACATTCTTTATATTGTTTCTAAGCAGGTTCAGCACATCTGCCCTTCCTTCAACTATTATAATGGATTCTTCTTTCTCGATGTCCGGGCCGCAAGGCAGTTTTTCTGGGCCGTAAAACTGTAGTTCTTCTGTTCTCACATTCTCTCTGACCTCTTCCTCTAATTCCTGTGTTGCAGGCATTTGTTCATGAAGAAATTTCTGCAGCAATTCTTTTGCCCTGTCCTTTATCTCCTTTCTTTTATTGGTTCTTGTGTCCTCAATCTGTTCTGTAGCGAATTTTGATTCATAAGGTCCAACCTTGTCTATTGATTCAATTGCTGCTGCAAGAAGAGAGGTCTGCACCATGTCAAGGCTTGAAGGAACTATGAGCTTTCCCTTTGTTTTTCCTTCTGCCTGTTCGGGAATTATTTCAATTCTCCCTATCTTTCCGTTCTTCTGGAGCTCCCTTAAGTCCATTTCCTCCCCGAGCAGGCCTTCGCTTTGCCCGAAGATTGCTCCAATTACGTCATGCTTGTCAACCAAGCCGTTTATTTCAAAAGAGCACACTATATTGTATTTCACTGTGCTCAAGTATGTTTTTGCCATTAAATACCACCTTTAATTAATATTTTTTTCCTTTATTTTTTTTAGAATCAGAGTTATTCGGAATTTTTTAAATTAATTCTGCTTTGTTTTTTGTCTTATTATTCCTTTTATCTCTTCCAAGGACTTGTTTTTTATAAGAACTTTCTTTTTCCTTGAACTGAAGCCTTTTACTATATTGACTTCAGCTCCAAAGATTTTGCTTAATTCTTTTTCTAGCTCGAGGTTTGCTTTTCCCTTCAATGCAGGGCTCCTGCATTTTACCTCGATAAAGGAATTCCATTCATTGAATCCCTTGAGTTCAAAACCGCTTGAAGCGGGCTTTACATGAACATCCAATAAAACATTATTTTCCAAAAATAATTCCTTAAAAGAAAAATATTGATTCAAAAAAGCAAAAACTTTTTTGAAAAAATAACTCTAATTCAATATAATTTATTAAAACAAAAGTATATTAATCATTATGTTAAAGAGAATTCTTAGTGAGCATTATGACCTATTACGCGAAAGGAGCGAATGCAGAAAGGGAATTAATCCACATCTTATTCGAGAAAGGCTTTTCTGTTGTGCGGGCAGCAGGGAGCGCTGCAACAGCCTTGCCCTGCCCTGACATCATTGCATTAAATAAGGAAAAGAGGCTTGCCTTCGAGTGCAAGGCCTGGAGTTCAACCCACCTGTCAATTCCCTCTGAGCAAATGAAGGAACTGATTTCATGGGGCGAGAGGGCAGGAACTGAAACCTATGTTGCGTGGAAGATTCCAAACAAGGGCTGGCTTTTCTTGAAGCCCCAGGCATTCAATAAAACCCCAAAGCACTTCATTATCTCAAAAAAGAAGGCTTTCACAAAATCCCTTGAATTGAATGTAATAACAGGACGTCAGGCAGTCCTCAAATAATTTTTTTATAATGTCAAGCAAGGCTTGACATATTTCAATCCACTGATTGAAGATCAGTGGAATTGAAATTATTTCAAAGTGAACGAAATGCAGGTAATACTGGAAGAGTTGATTGCAAAAATGGAATTCCTCCACAGCAAAGAGAAAAGCATTAGGAACAGGATGCTCTTGGAGAACGCAATAAAATGCTTAAAAGAATACGACAAAGCCACAGTAAAAATATAGCCCTATTTAATTCATACAATCGACGCAACGTATAAGAGTGCTGCGGCAATAAGGCCTGATGTTAAGGTCATGAACACTGTTTCAATGCTTGGGTCGCCCCTCAGGAAAGTGAAAATCAAGTACAAGGAGAGCGCAGAGAATATTACGCCGAAGGTGTAAAGCCATTTCTTTGTGTTCCTGTTCTGCACAGCAAAGCCTTTTACTTTTGCTTCAGTGATATCCAATTCAAACATTCCAAGCTTCTCCCTCAGCTCATTTGTGTTTGACTCGATTTTCTGGATTAGAGAGGAAACCCCAGTAAGGGTTTTTTCTGCCCTTGACTGGAAGTCATTCTGCCTGCTCAACTGCATGTCCTTGAATATGTCCAATTCTTTTGAAGCACTTTCCTTGAATACAGAAATCTGGTTGTTCAGTTCAGCCAGTATCTGCCCTTGGGTTTTCTTTGCTTCAAGCTGCGCCTGAGCTGCAATAAAATTATTCAGAGAGTCTTTTTTTGCGTCCAATTCCTCGCTCACTAGCTTCTTTATTTCTGTTCTAAGCAGATTGAAGGTGTTTGCTTCTCCTAAGAGAAGGAGTTTTTTTGCCTGGTCTTCGTTTATTCCAAGCGTCTTCAGGGATGCAATTATTTTTTTTTCTGGCTGGCCTTCGCTGACCATTTTTTCTATTATCTGGATTACGCTTAGGTCTTTTACCTCTGCCCTCCTTTCTTCAGGCATCCTATAACTTCACTTCCCTGAATTTTTTTTCGTACTCTTTCTTTTTCTTTTCGTCCGAAACCAGGTCGTATTTAATTCCGTGCGTTGTTTCAGGAGACTCAAGTATTCTCATTATTTCTCTTAACTTGCTTGACTTTGCTTCAGTTGACTGTTCTTCCTTCAGTTTTACTTGTATTGCTTCCTTTAATTGCTGCATCTCTGAGTCCATTTTCTGTTCCAGCTTCTTTTCTTCTTCCACTATAACTTGACGCACTATCTGCTTTAATAATTCTTCTTCTTTTGTCATGTCTTCATGGACAATTTTCCTTATTTCGTTCTTGAGCAGGGTGAAAGTGTCTGATTCTCCTAATAAAAGAAGTTTTTTTGCCTGGTCTTCCCTTACCCCCAATGCCTTCAAGGATGCAAGAATTTTTGATTCAGGCTGGCCTTCTTTGACCATCCTTTCAATTATTCCTATAATGCTTTGTTCCTGTGTTTGCTCTGCTGCCATTCAAGACACCATAATCTTATGTTCTAATTTCCTTATAATGTTTTGCGCTTTAATATTAAAACTTATTTGTGTTTCGCCCTTCATTTTAGGGGTGAATTCAAAGAACAGCTGGTAGCACGAATAGGGCTTCATTGAATAACTTTTTTGGATGAATGCCCTCTCAAAGAATTTGGTATTATGCTCTTCTTCAACAGAAACACCTTTTTGTTCCCTGCTTGAATTGCATAACTCTAATTCCAAGTCAAAAGATTTACCTGCAGTTGCAGTATCAGGGCCGAAAACTTTTGCTGTCACAGACTTCTTCATTAACTCTCTTGTGTCTATCTGCTCCACTATTTCTGGGGTGAATTCTGCTCTCACGATCAATTCAATTTGGTCTGCAAGGTTTTCAGGCAAGGTTAATTCTGAAATCTTTTTTGGCCCGAGCTCAGAAATTTCTTTTATCAGTCTTTCCTGCCCGTTTTCTTTTAGGTAGACTTCAATATTCCTTACTGTGTGGCTGCTTGCATTTTCTATTATTATGCCTGTTCCCATAGGATCTTCATAAACCTTCAAGCTGGCGGCCAGGAAATTAAAGTAAAAGTGCAGGGAAACAAAGATAAGCGCAATAACCGCAATGAACAACACCATATAATTAAACTTTAATTTTGCTAGCCTCATGATTGCATTACACCATTAAATAAAACTCCATTAAAATATTTAAAGAAAGGCTTTTTAATAGCAGATTTTCCCTTTCTGCCACTGCAATAGAATTTCCTTTGCTGTTGCCTCAGTGTCAGGCAAGCCTTTTTTTAAAAGCCTTTTCTTCTTCAAGGCGATCTCTTCAATTAATTGCCCTGCACTTTTATTATCCAATTTTATTCCAAATAATTCCTCCAATTTCTCTGGCATGGCCTGCTTCAAGTAATCAATCAATTTCTCTGCCGCGCTTTCTGCGTCCTTCAGCTGCCAAGGGCTCTTAGCTGAAATTAATGCCAGTTTCACTTCACCCTTTTCATTGAAAGGAATTACACCCGGACTGTCAATCAATTTTACCTTTGAACTCAGGGAAATGAACTGCTCTCCTTTGGTGAAGCCAGCAGAAATTGAAGTGCGTGCAGCCTTCCTTCCGCTCAAGGCATTAATCAATGAACTCTTTCCAGTATTAGGGTAACCAATTACCCCCGCAATCAATTTTTCTTTTGCTTTCGCCTTCCTTAATATAAGGCCCCTCAGATTTTTTATTCCCAGTTTCTTTTTCGAGGAAACAAATACTGCCTGAAAATCTTTTCCAAGTTCTTTTTTCTTTTTTTCAGCGAAATTCTTGCTCACCAAATCGCTTTTATTGAGTACAAGCATTAATTCTTTTTTTTGTTCTTTTACTTTCTCTTCAATCCATTCATTCCTTGTCTCTTCAGGAAACCTGGCATCCAATACCTCTAACACTAAATCCGAAGACTCAATTACTTTTAAAGCCCTGTTCAGGAAACTCATAGTAAACAACAAAAGATTAATGCAAAAAAAGAATTTTAAAGCAGCTTCAATTTTCCTGTGTACTTGTCTATTTTTTCTTCTGGTGCAGGTCCAATTCCAATGCAGGTGATGCTGCCTTCTTTTACCTGGGTTCTGCCCGCATCCCTAATTAAAGAAGCAGGCAATTCTTTTTTTGCCTTCTCAAACAATTCAGTTAATTCCCTCTCGCTTGAAACTTTAAGCACGACCTTCTGCATTCCCTGTTCCTTCCACTCTTCAGCCCACTCAGGAAACTTCTTCTGCGTTTTAATAAAGGAATCTATTGCCGCATGTGAGCATTGTGAGGCGATTTTTCCTTTTCCCATCTTCAAATCCGTTCTAACAACAATCGCCTGCTTGAATTCAGTCATAAAATTCACTCAATCAATTCAATCAAAAGCAGGCTTTTAGTTATTCCGTTGCTGCTCCATAAAGCGCAAAAGCTTTTTGCTTCTTCTTTATCTACCCACACCTGCCTTGATTCTACGTGCTCATGGCCTTTGGTTGAATAGCTTCTGTCATGTTCCACCAAAGCCTTGTTTCCATCCAATTTTATAAGCTTAAAAATTGGAATACCTTTTTCGTTCAACTCAAAGCCTTCCCCTAAATTAACTTCAACGTTTTTCACATTTACTTTTTTCTGGAAGGGGGGACTCCAATCTTGTACCACCTCTTTTACTTCAAACACTGCCTTCACTTGAAACCACCTCTAAAAAACTTTTCAAGCTTTGCTTGAAAATTTTCAAAGCTTGCTTTGAAAACTTTTTCAAAAAAAGT
Coding sequences:
- a CDS encoding transglutaminase family protein encodes the protein MKKFTLLLLSACFFLLIIIPFSSAFLFDPNTVQEMNLNVSLKGHGSFYGNVGASNEIQVKVLTLSSTENQKVQSITEKLYIGNDVIAPTYETINGNRYAVFSIKNLASHANTPSFNYEIKANVITSSAIVLGKDYDLSRAITEQSGFLAPSKYIESDDSAIKSKVALDFQSNSFLESVRSITDWVHSNVVYDFNYYPLVLSAKKVYEVRGGVCDEFANLTAAFFRAKGIPARYNVGVSFDGDRWGNHGWLEVFLPGTGWIGVDSTYGEAGFLDATHLTLAKVVDISDATDSVVYPEGISVELIKDEPSIEINSKNNFSGFLELKLDFPLQVDLSEPFKIKLNAKNLNSFPLIAPLSLRMHSDFSVDRPERLELFEAGEEKAIEWNALSPGQGEKGKNFIYSFALQSIDQSLEEKITVTDKTFSGEQQSNISILNVNPFISGNEMKLEIELKNTGSKEGTVLIDLNYNGKEEHYSETVPAIQEKKLSYTVKNAVPETSVYLVITANDVENPYSIKIPEETAKPPASNAGKELQSLEEIFSSKYFIAGVLGTILIFVIIIGFFLRGTRK
- a CDS encoding LamG-like jellyroll fold domain-containing protein produces the protein MKTKFSFRGQGALEYLLLIGGAVLIAAIAIMVVTNLSGGGQEQIEQGELTYWEQIGRIEALGDPTLVGYWQFEGYTRDSSQYGNNGTAYNNPIYVSGYQGKAIEFNGSNQYVQVNDNPSLRGMPQLKIDLWVYPHSYPSINPSWAEPLRKGSDYVIVYENSSSCVLQFWVFNETGVSANSNIPCTETPLNQWSHLTATWDGAVQRFYVNGVEKGTRNFSGTSVNSDTAPLYFGDFVGLGRPFDGVIDEVKIYNKT
- the dnaG gene encoding DNA primase DnaG — translated: MAKTYLSTVKYNIVCSFEINGLVDKHDVIGAIFGQSEGLLGEEMDLRELQKNGKIGRIEIIPEQAEGKTKGKLIVPSSLDMVQTSLLAAAIESIDKVGPYESKFATEQIEDTRTNKRKEIKDRAKELLQKFLHEQMPATQELEEEVRENVRTEELQFYGPEKLPCGPDIEKEESIIIVEGRADVLNLLRNNIKNVIGINGSKIPETIIDLCRRKTVTLFADGDRGGELIQRQLMQLTKIDFLARAPDGKEVEELTRKELVMALKKKIPSSLAFRQPEGMERERPFRRSFRRPPLREKGFGRPRGRFSPGRRSFGPGRGRRPVGRFGQPFRPFEEPIEKELPVSEEDRALFEPKIKELKGSLEAVLLDQSNNEITRVKVRDLLTSLKEYNNVNSIVFDGIVTKRLAEEARTLGIKNLVGIRKGRIGTVEGVKVIIIRE
- a CDS encoding DUF167 family protein is translated as MENNVLLDVHVKPASSGFELKGFNEWNSFIEVKCRSPALKGKANLELEKELSKIFGAEVNIVKGFSSRKKKVLIKNKSLEEIKGIIRQKTKQN
- the hjc gene encoding Holliday junction resolvase Hjc codes for the protein MTYYAKGANAERELIHILFEKGFSVVRAAGSAATALPCPDIIALNKEKRLAFECKAWSSTHLSIPSEQMKELISWGERAGTETYVAWKIPNKGWLFLKPQAFNKTPKHFIISKKKAFTKSLELNVITGRQAVLK
- a CDS encoding GTPase, producing MSFLNRALKVIESSDLVLEVLDARFPEETRNEWIEEKVKEQKKELMLVLNKSDLVSKNFAEKKKKELGKDFQAVFVSSKKKLGIKNLRGLILRKAKAKEKLIAGVIGYPNTGKSSLINALSGRKAARTSISAGFTKGEQFISLSSKVKLIDSPGVIPFNEKGEVKLALISAKSPWQLKDAESAAEKLIDYLKQAMPEKLEELFGIKLDNKSAGQLIEEIALKKKRLLKKGLPDTEATAKEILLQWQKGKICY
- the pth2 gene encoding peptidyl-tRNA hydrolase Pth2: MTEFKQAIVVRTDLKMGKGKIASQCSHAAIDSFIKTQKKFPEWAEEWKEQGMQKVVLKVSSERELTELFEKAKKELPASLIRDAGRTQVKEGSITCIGIGPAPEEKIDKYTGKLKLL